One Nitrospirota bacterium genomic window carries:
- a CDS encoding tetratricopeptide repeat protein, producing the protein MKNAKIKAAVLAAILIMMPIVANAAIFDNPASEGNALNKSGKYDEAIKKYDDALKKTPDSDVINYNAGTAYYKKGDYQKALNHFTKSLTSKNKSLEMRSNYNVGNTHYMMGKSTEKTNPSEAISSYEEALQYYKRALELDDKEKDARYNYELVTKKIRQLKEQKQQTKKDDKKNDKKDQDKKDDKSDKDKKDKDENKQDDKKDQQQQDKSDEKQDKNDASKSPQENKSEDKDNKQGEKGKQPRQMSKEEAKTLLNGLENDSLPRALADEKKGGYPKVTKDW; encoded by the coding sequence GTGAAAAACGCAAAAATTAAAGCAGCGGTTTTGGCGGCAATTTTAATTATGATGCCTATTGTTGCAAATGCAGCCATTTTTGATAATCCGGCATCAGAGGGCAATGCGCTTAACAAAAGTGGTAAATACGATGAGGCAATCAAGAAATATGACGATGCACTTAAAAAAACTCCGGACTCAGACGTTATCAATTATAATGCTGGCACGGCTTATTACAAAAAGGGCGACTATCAGAAGGCGTTAAACCATTTTACAAAATCGCTGACAAGCAAAAACAAATCCTTAGAGATGCGCTCTAACTATAACGTTGGTAACACCCACTATATGATGGGAAAATCTACAGAGAAAACCAATCCCTCAGAGGCAATATCATCGTATGAGGAGGCACTGCAATATTACAAACGGGCACTGGAACTTGACGACAAAGAGAAGGATGCCAGATATAATTATGAACTCGTAACTAAAAAAATCCGTCAATTAAAAGAACAAAAACAGCAGACTAAAAAAGACGACAAGAAAAATGATAAGAAGGATCAAGACAAAAAAGACGATAAGAGCGATAAAGATAAAAAAGATAAAGACGAAAACAAACAAGACGACAAAAAAGACCAGCAGCAACAGGATAAATCCGATGAGAAACAGGATAAAAATGACGCCTCAAAATCACCTCAGGAAAATAAGTCTGAAGACAAGGACAATAAGCAGGGTGAAAAGGGTAAACAACCTCGTCAAATGTCAAAAGAAGAGGCTAAGACACTTCTAAACGGCCTTGAAAACGACAGTTTGCCACGTGCTTTGGCTGATGAGAAAAAAGGCGGCTACCCAAAGGTTACAAAAGACTGGTAA
- a CDS encoding VWA domain-containing protein, producing MRFGNYQLVHLLWGVVVVAIFYALAFKSRKRALNGFATSELLKDITQGLSYRRVYVKAILIIISIFLCIVALMRPQFGFHLEGVKRGGSDVLIAVDVSKSMLAADVKPNRLLRSKLAVEGLLKKLKGDRVGLIGFAGRAFLFAPLTADYNGFLLALNDLNVKSVPVGGTDIASAIDEAIKVYSISGEEKSTKMKSLILITDGEDLEGGTVEAAERAKAAGIKIYAVGIGTAEGELIQITDEKGGVSFLKDENGNIVKSRLDEGTLEKIALATGGAYIKATGADLGLDLIYEEKIASGKNFATEDKMERRYNEKFQYPLAAALILLIIEALINRGIREKRKN from the coding sequence ATGAGATTTGGAAATTATCAGTTAGTGCATCTGTTGTGGGGCGTTGTTGTTGTGGCGATATTTTATGCGCTTGCATTTAAAAGCAGAAAGAGGGCACTTAACGGCTTTGCTACGTCTGAGCTGCTAAAAGATATAACCCAGGGATTAAGTTACAGGCGGGTTTATGTAAAAGCTATTCTGATTATAATTTCCATTTTTCTTTGTATAGTTGCACTGATGAGGCCGCAGTTTGGTTTTCATCTGGAGGGGGTAAAACGAGGGGGCTCAGATGTGTTGATAGCAGTTGATGTCTCAAAAAGTATGCTTGCTGCCGATGTCAAACCCAACAGGCTGCTGCGCTCAAAGCTTGCCGTTGAGGGTTTGCTTAAAAAACTAAAAGGCGATCGTGTGGGGCTTATCGGATTTGCAGGTCGTGCGTTTCTGTTTGCTCCGCTTACGGCCGATTATAACGGGTTTTTGCTTGCCTTAAACGACCTCAATGTGAAATCTGTTCCTGTTGGAGGCACTGACATTGCAAGCGCAATTGACGAGGCGATAAAGGTTTACAGCATAAGCGGTGAGGAAAAGAGCACAAAAATGAAATCACTGATTTTGATAACCGATGGCGAGGACCTTGAGGGCGGTACAGTAGAGGCTGCCGAGAGGGCAAAAGCCGCAGGGATTAAAATATATGCGGTAGGGATTGGAACCGCAGAAGGTGAACTGATTCAGATAACCGATGAAAAAGGCGGAGTAAGTTTCTTAAAAGACGAAAACGGCAACATTGTAAAGTCCCGGCTGGATGAGGGCACGCTTGAAAAAATTGCACTTGCCACAGGAGGAGCCTATATAAAGGCAACCGGTGCTGATCTTGGACTTGATCTCATCTATGAGGAAAAAATCGCGAGCGGTAAAAATTTTGCGACAGAGGATAAAATGGAAAGGCGTTACAATGAGAAATTCCAGTATCCGCTTGCCGCAGCTTTGATTTTGCTAATAATAGAGGCATTGATTAATAGAGGAATTCGTGAAAAACGCAAAAATTAA